From the genome of Oceanispirochaeta sp. M1, one region includes:
- a CDS encoding PEP/pyruvate-binding domain-containing protein: MTNKETINNKQMALISEIIKLTTQNRPFDSILNEIVNLLSVSLDQPYSVSIRIEIDHSIYISSGFEITENCAKFPMEFAENIDDSLEFFFKHDSTDMKDSGVNSIQGGYLKVLVNILTGFISKNQLKILHHDNNERLKELKSINLTNSILMKHGTLTESLQEICSLLPEAWQYPQDTVVRIIFDGNMFESSGYHETAWTIKQIFETPDGKKGIIEVSYLREFPPEDEGPFLKEERSLLNILASIISGTYSNRSLHDLLIHNTERLKELRCINQTSEILKKSLSFEVALQNICQILPEAWKYPESTVVRIRYEEKEFVSCNFEESGWVQMQTFETPGNIKGTIEIFLLDDFPMEDEGPFLKEERDLLINIAGMISGIAGTDVLKKILSENNERLKELGAINRTTRLISEYRPVDETLIEIAHILSQSWQYPRCTAAKICYEGRDYLTQGYKETIWSQSENFVTFDNKKGFITVVYLREFPESYEGPFLKEERDLLINIAKLISAYLNNSKGREIYRKNIHKKNEIEKQTEYKKSLVTNKGPLQLFFNQQVLDKYIYLEMMKYKVKEILFVATLYDAFILGKEDGFFERFMGEIYQYSLFSLPRITGVTTAEEALEMLGNKSFDLVILMVGLDLDAPVSLSEKIKDIVPSLPVYLLLNQKSKIRHFEELVASSKTLDNLFFWNGDSQIIFSIVKSIEDRINVANDTQVGLVRVILLVEDSSLYYSKYLQMLYGIVFGQVQQLLPEVEKNELDKISKMRSRPKILLARNYEDAMHLFNQYKDYLLCVISDIEFEHGGKPDKTAGIKFIKYVKSHMMKLPIILQSSDDENLKNAEDLDVFFMNKNSETLLNDLKKYLNYYLGFGDFIFRDRRGRQIAVAQTLREFEEQLLLVPDETFYLHALENQFSIWLMARGEIKLAKTINPLKIKSVEDVSSFRKNLLEIIKEYQDEKKKGRIFRFEEVSTIDEKNIVKLAEGSLGGKGRGLAFISTLINNLDFSTVTDAINIRTPKTAIIGTEEFDNFLHMNKLYEKIIGGNQSFDKIKQYFLAGEFSPALEDKLTDFLSQVHKPLAIRSSSLSEDSFTQPFAGVFHTYIIPNCREQKGMVLEKLKQAIKLVFASVFSDEAQGYYKAIHHRVEDEKMAVVLQELVGQRYGDYYYPHVSGTACSYNYYPVAHMKPEEGFAMAAFGLGTYVVDGMTSYRFSPKYPKVNMYSMKDIISSSQVKFYAVDCRKINMDYAVDGELASMTLLDISEAESHGALKHCVSVYDSQNDRIVPGLSAAGPRIMNFANILKYDYIPLAKTLELLLATLKDALGSPVEIEFAVDLCKAENGLPTFYLLQTKPMVESRSSFHFELDEIMRSKALLYTQTSLGNGEIDDLYDVIYIDPEKFDKMKTLDMVKEIEYLNNLMSREDRHYILIGPGRWGTRDQYLGIPVNWAQISNARIIVEISLKNFPLDSSLGSHFFHNVTSMNIGYFSVNDLSNSEFINWDSLYQKQVIHQTSFFRHIRFDKALKVLMDGKEKKSVIIENS; the protein is encoded by the coding sequence ATGACAAATAAAGAAACTATAAATAATAAGCAGATGGCACTGATCAGCGAAATTATAAAACTGACTACTCAGAACAGACCCTTCGATTCCATCCTCAATGAGATTGTAAATCTTTTATCAGTCTCTCTTGATCAGCCTTATAGTGTTTCAATCAGGATTGAAATTGACCACAGTATATATATCAGTTCCGGTTTTGAAATAACTGAGAACTGTGCAAAGTTTCCCATGGAATTTGCTGAGAATATTGATGACTCTCTGGAGTTTTTCTTTAAGCATGATTCTACTGATATGAAAGATTCCGGGGTAAACTCAATTCAAGGCGGGTATCTTAAAGTCCTCGTTAATATACTGACTGGTTTTATCTCCAAGAATCAGCTTAAGATACTTCATCATGACAATAACGAGCGCCTCAAAGAGCTGAAAAGTATCAATTTGACCAATTCTATCCTGATGAAGCACGGGACTCTTACCGAATCTCTCCAGGAGATCTGCTCTCTTCTGCCCGAAGCCTGGCAGTATCCACAGGATACGGTGGTACGGATAATATTTGATGGAAATATGTTTGAAAGCAGCGGCTACCATGAAACAGCCTGGACTATTAAACAAATTTTTGAAACCCCTGACGGGAAGAAAGGAATCATTGAGGTTTCCTATCTCAGAGAATTCCCTCCTGAAGATGAGGGGCCTTTTCTTAAGGAAGAGAGATCACTGCTGAATATCCTGGCATCTATTATTTCCGGAACTTATTCCAACCGTTCTCTTCATGATCTTCTGATCCATAATACCGAAAGATTGAAGGAGCTGCGCTGTATTAATCAGACTTCTGAAATTCTCAAGAAAAGTCTTTCCTTTGAAGTGGCCCTGCAGAATATCTGCCAGATACTGCCTGAAGCCTGGAAATATCCAGAGTCCACGGTGGTCAGAATCCGTTATGAAGAAAAAGAATTTGTAAGCTGTAATTTCGAGGAGAGCGGATGGGTTCAGATGCAGACCTTCGAAACCCCCGGAAATATCAAAGGGACAATTGAGATCTTTCTTCTGGATGATTTTCCTATGGAGGATGAGGGACCTTTTCTTAAAGAGGAGAGAGATCTTCTTATCAACATAGCCGGTATGATTTCCGGTATTGCCGGTACTGATGTATTGAAAAAAATACTGTCTGAAAACAATGAACGTCTTAAAGAGCTGGGGGCTATCAATAGAACTACACGTCTTATCTCTGAATATAGACCTGTTGATGAGACCCTCATTGAAATTGCTCATATACTGAGTCAATCCTGGCAGTATCCCCGATGTACTGCAGCGAAAATCTGCTATGAAGGCAGGGATTATCTGACACAGGGATATAAGGAAACTATCTGGAGTCAGAGTGAAAACTTTGTGACATTCGATAATAAAAAGGGTTTTATCACGGTTGTCTATCTCAGGGAATTTCCTGAATCTTATGAGGGCCCTTTCCTGAAAGAGGAGCGTGATCTGCTGATCAATATCGCCAAGCTGATCAGCGCTTATCTGAACAACAGTAAGGGAAGGGAAATTTACAGAAAGAATATCCATAAGAAGAATGAAATAGAGAAGCAGACCGAGTATAAGAAATCACTTGTGACCAACAAAGGCCCCTTGCAGCTCTTCTTTAATCAGCAGGTTCTGGACAAGTACATCTATCTGGAAATGATGAAGTATAAGGTGAAGGAGATACTCTTTGTCGCAACTCTCTATGATGCCTTCATTCTTGGAAAAGAAGACGGTTTTTTTGAGCGTTTTATGGGTGAGATCTACCAGTACAGTCTCTTTTCACTGCCCCGTATTACAGGGGTAACAACTGCAGAGGAAGCTCTGGAGATGCTTGGGAATAAATCCTTTGACCTGGTTATTCTGATGGTAGGTTTAGATCTTGATGCTCCGGTTTCTCTGAGTGAAAAAATTAAAGATATAGTTCCCTCTCTCCCGGTTTATCTGCTTTTGAATCAGAAGAGTAAAATTAGACACTTTGAAGAACTGGTGGCGTCCTCAAAAACTTTGGATAACCTTTTTTTCTGGAATGGAGATTCCCAGATTATCTTTTCTATTGTTAAATCAATAGAGGATAGAATCAATGTCGCCAATGATACACAGGTCGGGCTGGTTCGGGTGATTCTTCTGGTTGAAGACTCCTCTTTGTATTATTCAAAATATTTGCAGATGCTTTATGGCATTGTCTTTGGTCAGGTACAGCAGCTGCTTCCGGAAGTCGAGAAGAACGAACTGGATAAGATCAGTAAGATGCGATCCCGTCCTAAGATTCTTCTGGCTAGAAACTATGAGGATGCTATGCATCTTTTCAATCAATACAAGGATTATCTTCTCTGTGTTATTTCAGATATTGAGTTTGAACACGGTGGAAAACCGGATAAGACGGCTGGCATAAAATTTATCAAATATGTGAAATCTCATATGATGAAGCTTCCCATAATTCTCCAGTCCTCTGATGATGAAAATTTGAAGAATGCCGAAGACCTTGATGTCTTCTTTATGAATAAAAATTCTGAGACCCTCCTGAATGATCTGAAGAAATATCTGAATTACTATCTGGGATTTGGTGATTTCATTTTCAGAGACAGACGGGGCCGGCAGATTGCAGTTGCACAAACTCTCAGGGAATTTGAAGAGCAGCTGCTCCTGGTACCGGATGAGACATTCTATCTTCATGCTCTTGAGAACCAGTTCTCTATCTGGCTGATGGCAAGGGGAGAGATCAAACTGGCAAAGACTATCAATCCGCTGAAGATTAAATCTGTTGAGGATGTTTCATCTTTCCGAAAGAACCTTCTGGAAATCATTAAAGAATATCAGGATGAAAAGAAGAAAGGACGTATCTTCCGCTTTGAGGAAGTCTCTACAATAGATGAGAAAAACATTGTAAAACTTGCTGAAGGTTCCCTGGGAGGGAAGGGACGAGGTCTTGCCTTTATCAGTACTCTTATAAATAATCTGGACTTCTCAACTGTTACAGATGCTATAAATATCAGGACACCTAAAACCGCAATTATCGGGACAGAAGAGTTTGATAACTTCCTTCACATGAATAAGCTATATGAAAAAATAATCGGTGGAAATCAGAGTTTTGACAAGATTAAGCAATATTTTCTGGCGGGTGAGTTCTCCCCTGCACTTGAAGACAAACTGACCGATTTTCTTTCACAGGTACATAAGCCTCTGGCTATCCGTTCTTCCAGTCTGTCGGAAGACTCATTTACACAGCCCTTTGCGGGTGTTTTCCATACCTATATAATACCCAACTGCCGAGAACAGAAGGGTATGGTTCTGGAGAAACTGAAGCAGGCCATTAAATTGGTATTTGCTTCTGTATTCTCTGATGAAGCACAAGGCTATTACAAGGCGATTCATCACAGGGTGGAAGATGAGAAGATGGCTGTTGTTCTTCAGGAATTGGTGGGGCAGCGTTATGGAGATTACTATTATCCTCATGTCAGCGGTACTGCCTGTTCTTATAACTATTACCCTGTGGCTCATATGAAACCTGAAGAGGGTTTTGCAATGGCAGCCTTCGGACTGGGAACGTATGTCGTGGATGGAATGACTTCATACCGTTTCTCACCTAAATATCCCAAGGTGAATATGTATTCCATGAAGGATATTATCAGTAGTTCTCAGGTGAAATTCTATGCAGTTGACTGCCGTAAGATCAATATGGACTATGCAGTTGATGGTGAATTGGCTTCCATGACACTTCTGGATATCTCAGAGGCCGAAAGTCATGGTGCTCTAAAGCATTGTGTCTCGGTGTATGACTCCCAGAATGACAGGATTGTACCCGGTCTTTCCGCAGCCGGACCGCGTATCATGAACTTCGCCAATATTCTAAAATATGATTATATTCCCCTGGCTAAGACTTTGGAACTTCTCCTTGCTACACTGAAGGATGCCCTGGGATCCCCTGTGGAGATAGAGTTTGCCGTTGATCTCTGTAAGGCTGAAAACGGGCTTCCTACATTTTATCTGCTCCAGACTAAACCCATGGTTGAGAGCCGGAGCAGTTTCCATTTTGAACTGGATGAGATCATGCGTTCAAAGGCCTTGCTGTATACACAGACCAGTCTAGGTAATGGAGAGATTGATGACCTTTATGATGTTATCTATATTGATCCGGAAAAGTTCGATAAGATGAAGACACTGGATATGGTTAAAGAGATAGAATATCTTAATAATCTCATGAGTAGAGAAGACAGGCATTATATTCTGATCGGACCGGGACGATGGGGTACTCGTGACCAGTATCTGGGTATTCCTGTAAACTGGGCTCAGATATCAAATGCCCGGATAATTGTAGAGATCAGTCTGAAGAACTTTCCCCTTGATTCATCACTGGGATCTCATTTCTTCCATAATGTGACTTCCATGAATATAGGATATTTTTCGGTAAATGATCTGTCAAATTCTGAATTTATCAACTGGGACAGCCTATATCAGAAACAGGTGATTCATCAGACAAGTTTTTTCAGACATATACGTTTTGATAAGGCTTTAAAGGTTCTTATGGATGGAAAAGAGAAAAAATCAGTGATTATTGAGAACAGTTAA
- a CDS encoding response regulator transcription factor, with protein MGKIRVGVCSEHKLLLEGICRLLDDLESIQVLLKETSVDGLLKSPALDQVHILILNPDVLDARILNLIVQMSVVHPKVMILILSMAANEATIHKTIKAGAKGFLARDSDQDDLLEAIFTLRNGHDYYSKSITQLLLKKYITDLKSDSPSPEQKELHSLSSRELEVLTLWGNSYTNNEISEKLFISIRTVESHKNHIMQKLNLKTAVDMVKFAIKNSIIEI; from the coding sequence ATGGGTAAAATTAGAGTTGGGGTCTGCAGCGAACATAAACTTCTCCTTGAGGGAATCTGCCGTCTCCTTGATGATCTGGAGAGTATTCAGGTTCTATTAAAAGAGACCTCAGTTGACGGCCTTTTAAAATCTCCGGCTTTGGATCAGGTGCATATTCTTATATTAAATCCTGATGTTCTGGATGCACGGATTTTGAATCTCATAGTACAGATGTCTGTTGTCCATCCCAAAGTTATGATTCTTATACTCTCCATGGCTGCAAATGAAGCCACTATCCACAAGACTATCAAGGCAGGGGCGAAAGGTTTTCTGGCCAGAGACAGCGATCAGGATGATCTGCTGGAGGCAATCTTTACCCTCCGAAACGGCCATGATTATTACAGTAAATCCATTACCCAGCTATTACTTAAAAAATATATTACAGATCTGAAATCCGACAGCCCCTCTCCGGAACAGAAGGAACTGCACTCACTGAGTTCAAGAGAGCTGGAAGTTCTGACCCTATGGGGAAACAGTTATACCAATAACGAGATTTCCGAGAAGCTGTTTATCAGTATCCGGACTGTAGAATCCCATAAAAATCATATTATGCAGAAGCTCAATCTCAAGACTGCAGTTGATATGGTTAAATTTGCAATCAAAAACAGCATCATCGAAATCTGA
- the gdhA gene encoding NADP-specific glutamate dehydrogenase, with translation MVNVKVNEFMAKIIAKNQGETEFHQAVKEVVESLMPFLDENPEYQFSKILERMTEPERVLMFRVPWVDDKGEIQINRGYRIEMNSAIGPYKGGLRFHPTVNLGILKFLAFEQVFKNSLTTLPMGGGKGGSDFDPKGKSDNEVMRFCQSFMTELQRHIGPNTDIPAGDIGVGGREIGYMFGQYKRIRNEFTGILTGKGLKWGGSLIRPEATGYGAVYFAEEMLKTKNDSFKGKTVAISGSGNVAQYAVEKVIELGGKVVTLSDSSGSIYDPDGIDTEKLNYVLDLKNTRRGRISEYAEKYNVSFNEGKRPWSVECDVALPCATQNEIDESDAKTLVANGCFVVSEGANMPCTPEAVEVLLEAKVLYGPGKAANAGGVAVSGLEMTQNSMRLSWTREEVDARLQEIMKSIHETCVKYGKDDSGFVNYVNGANIGGFIKVADAMMAQGFV, from the coding sequence ATGGTAAATGTAAAAGTTAATGAATTTATGGCAAAAATTATTGCCAAGAATCAGGGCGAAACTGAATTCCATCAGGCAGTGAAAGAGGTTGTCGAATCACTTATGCCTTTTCTGGATGAGAATCCCGAATATCAGTTCTCTAAAATACTGGAGAGAATGACAGAACCCGAAAGAGTTTTGATGTTCAGAGTCCCCTGGGTAGATGATAAGGGTGAAATTCAGATCAACCGGGGTTATCGAATCGAAATGAACAGTGCCATCGGTCCTTATAAGGGGGGACTGCGTTTTCACCCCACAGTGAACCTGGGAATATTGAAATTCCTGGCTTTTGAACAGGTTTTCAAAAACAGCCTGACAACACTCCCCATGGGTGGAGGTAAGGGTGGTTCCGACTTTGATCCCAAGGGGAAGTCAGATAATGAAGTCATGCGTTTCTGTCAGTCCTTTATGACCGAGCTGCAGCGTCATATCGGACCGAATACCGATATTCCCGCCGGTGATATCGGTGTGGGTGGAAGAGAAATCGGATATATGTTCGGACAGTATAAGAGAATCAGAAATGAGTTTACCGGGATATTAACTGGAAAGGGCCTGAAGTGGGGGGGCAGTCTTATCAGACCCGAAGCTACCGGATACGGTGCAGTCTATTTTGCCGAAGAGATGCTTAAAACTAAAAATGACAGTTTCAAGGGTAAAACTGTAGCCATTTCCGGTTCCGGGAATGTCGCTCAGTATGCAGTAGAGAAGGTTATTGAGCTGGGTGGTAAGGTTGTCACCCTTTCTGACTCCAGCGGTTCTATTTATGATCCTGATGGAATTGATACGGAGAAACTGAACTATGTTCTGGATCTGAAAAATACAAGACGGGGCCGTATTTCTGAATATGCCGAAAAATATAATGTCAGCTTCAACGAAGGTAAACGCCCCTGGTCAGTTGAATGTGATGTTGCACTTCCCTGTGCCACACAGAATGAAATTGATGAGTCTGATGCTAAAACACTTGTTGCAAACGGCTGTTTCGTAGTCAGTGAAGGTGCGAATATGCCCTGTACCCCTGAAGCGGTAGAAGTTCTTCTTGAGGCAAAAGTTCTTTATGGTCCCGGTAAAGCTGCCAATGCCGGTGGAGTCGCTGTTTCCGGACTTGAGATGACACAGAACTCCATGCGTCTCTCCTGGACTAGAGAAGAAGTTGATGCAAGACTCCAGGAGATAATGAAGAGTATTCATGAAACATGTGTTAAATACGGAAAAGATGATTCCGGCTTTGTGAACTATGTAAATGGAGCCAATATCGGTGGATTTATCAAAGTTGCCGATGCCATGATGGCTCAGGGCTTTGTGTAA
- the asnA gene encoding aspartate--ammonia ligase has protein sequence MSAEYYYPKGYKPLLSLEETEKAIADIKAFFQTYFSAQLRLRRVTAPLFIEAGTGINDDLNGIEKPVSFKPKGMNCTAEIPQSLAKWKRMMLGDYKIPEGYGLYTDMNAVRPDEDPDNLHSYYVDQWDWEKAINSTDRNLDYLKSVVTKIYATLKATEFMVFESYPEITPILPEDITFIQAEELCKKYPDLSPVERESKVAQEFGAVFIIGIGAVLSDGQEHDGRAPDYDDWSSDNGAGSKGLNGDIILWNPVLGRTFEISSMGVRVNREALERQLKIRDAEDRKELFFHKRLLAGDFPESIGGGIGQSRLCMFLLRKAHVGEVQASLWPEEMRKDCEKNRIVLM, from the coding sequence ATGAGTGCTGAATATTACTATCCCAAGGGATATAAACCCTTGTTATCCCTGGAAGAGACAGAAAAGGCTATTGCCGATATCAAGGCATTCTTTCAGACCTATTTTTCTGCCCAGCTGAGATTGAGACGTGTCACGGCACCTCTTTTCATTGAGGCAGGGACAGGTATCAATGATGATCTGAACGGCATTGAGAAACCCGTATCTTTTAAACCCAAGGGTATGAACTGTACTGCTGAGATTCCACAGTCTCTGGCCAAATGGAAAAGGATGATGCTGGGAGATTATAAAATCCCCGAGGGTTACGGACTGTATACAGATATGAATGCCGTCCGCCCCGATGAAGATCCCGATAACCTTCACTCCTATTATGTGGATCAGTGGGACTGGGAAAAGGCCATTAATTCTACAGACCGGAATCTCGATTATCTTAAGTCTGTAGTTACTAAAATCTATGCCACCCTCAAGGCAACGGAATTTATGGTTTTTGAAAGCTATCCTGAGATTACTCCAATCCTTCCTGAGGACATCACCTTTATACAGGCGGAAGAACTTTGTAAAAAATACCCTGATCTCAGCCCTGTTGAGCGTGAATCAAAGGTGGCACAAGAGTTTGGCGCTGTTTTCATTATCGGAATAGGTGCCGTTCTCTCGGATGGTCAGGAACATGACGGCCGTGCGCCGGACTATGATGACTGGAGCAGTGATAACGGTGCCGGCTCCAAGGGACTCAACGGAGATATTATTCTCTGGAATCCTGTGCTGGGCAGAACCTTTGAAATCTCCTCCATGGGAGTTCGTGTAAACCGTGAGGCTCTTGAGAGACAGCTGAAAATCAGGGACGCCGAGGATCGCAAAGAACTGTTCTTTCATAAAAGACTGCTGGCCGGAGACTTTCCCGAGTCAATCGGAGGCGGTATCGGTCAGTCCAGGCTCTGTATGTTCCTCTTAAGAAAGGCTCATGTGGGAGAAGTACAGGCCAGTCTCTGGCCAGAAGAGATGAGAAAGGACTGTGAGAAGAACAGAATTGTTCTGATGTAG